One genomic window of Scatophagus argus isolate fScaArg1 chromosome 16, fScaArg1.pri, whole genome shotgun sequence includes the following:
- the LOC124073946 gene encoding uncharacterized protein LOC124073946 isoform X2, whose amino-acid sequence MNDAQQEMSPDFVLMRLVSAAEYDRLDEPDDLMSGGGGFGSVKSVLGHHGSGISGGFDLDPSGPSAGLGSSSPHYSSPLPGKGELDGGLVLTQAPSGSEAPLSPPPPEDFAVAAQRFVDFPVQNGSGGHGSRAQLMVFQNLLRSGDRILECGLEQPPQGFLQEEAERQRQQLDSGSGTCAGGTTSGPGPGGGGKDQNSNCIPSAEEDLQLQQPQLLQWHPVLTLSKGSDRSQNPQQGVPPLDSESGSVLCHRHRLLTDRLAKWPPGLLDQALRLGLLEPRKNCPAGDDDPVLALARRLGQLGERREGGEGVAGEMVLPLPRCSCHSVLSSGTEGMGPGEDPSETSDALLVLEGLGSEEVGNLGDGGDMGDADKGERRVSGMSGGAVPVFSSGTLSGLMRQVHRLAEEAGVCTSQSCRSSLAVLGATLSLPPCVESRPPISSTTTSPCLYPPVRPQAFQAAGPLGGLQVSPDPLSSSSPDPSPHTQHQHQSHSQPQSRATTPKLGVVSGGAGRCASPLVVLEGEVGGRVREEEKTPRGKSRKGGSLKVRLSKLFRTKSSSGGSGGLLDKRPSLASSTSSGGSLLDVWGSTCSNTEQDGSRLQVSRPLSAFSPVPFTPAFTDDFGGPPQQQGPFLERSVGASMQSLPPRPLALPPPLSTIQHSLSLNDAFLRGIPRPVPLRPNGQNPPPRLAPRCPLGRPDAGSFATSLRELEKCGWYWGPMNWEDAEMKLKGKPDGSFLVRDSSDPRYILSLSFRSQGVTHHTRMEHYRGTFSLWCHPKFEDRCHSVVEFIERAIMHSKNGKFLYFLRSRVPGLPPTPVQLLYPVSRFSSVKSLQHLCRFCIRQLVRIDHIQELPLPTPLISYLRKFYYYDPEEEINPSLKERGAESSSQPGVPSQT is encoded by the exons ATGAATGACGCGCAACAAGAAATGTCTCCAGATTTTGTCTTGATGCGTCTCGTGTCCGCGGCCGAGTACGACCGGCTGGACGAGCCCGACGACCTGATGTCCGGAGGCGGTGGGTTCGGGTCCGTTAAATCCGTGCTGGGTCACCACGGCAGCGGCATCAGCGGCGGGTTTGATCTGGACCCCAGCGGCCCCTCTGCAGGCCTCGGCTCGTCCTCCCCGCACTACAGCTCGCCGCTCCCCGGAAAAGGTGAGCTGGACGGCGGGCTGGTGTTGACGCAGGCCCCGTCGGGGTCCGAGGCGCCGCTGTCTCCTCCTCCGCCGGAGGACTTTGCCGTAGCGGCTCAACGGTTTGTGGACTTCCCGGTACAGAACGGCTCGGGAGGGCACGGGTCGAGGGCGCAGCTGATGGTGTTTCAGAACCTGCTGCGCTCCGGGGACCGGATCCTGGAGTGTGGACTGGAACAGCCTCCCCAGGGGTTTCTccaggaggaagcagagagacagaggcagcagctgGATTCTGGATCAGGTACCTGTGCTGGTGGCACAACATCTGGCCCTGGGCCCGGAGGAGGCGGTAAAGACCAGAACTCAAATTGCATCCCCTCTGCAGAGGAAGACCTGCAGTTGCAACAGCCACAGCTCCTCCAGTGGCACCCAGTCCTCACACTGTCCAAGGGGTCTGACAGATCCCAGAATCCCCAGCAGGGTGTCCCACCTCTGGACTCGGAGTCCGGGTCAGTCCTGTGCCACCGACACCGCCTGCTGACAGACCGACTGGCTAAATGGCCCCCAGGCCTGCTGGACCAAGCCCTGCGCCTGGGCCTGCTGGAACCCAGGAAGAACTGCCCTGCCGGGGACGATGACCCGGTCCTGGCTCTGGCCCGTAGGCTTGGTCAGTTGggtgagaggagggaaggaggagaaggtgtGGCTGGTGAAATGGTGCTCCCGCTCCCTCGATGTTCTTGTCACAGTGTCTTGTCCTCTGGGACGGAGGGCATGGGGCCTGGCGAGGACCCGAGTGAGACCAGCGATGCCCTGCTGGTCCTGGAAGGCCTGGGCTCTGAAGAGGTGGGAAACCTTGGGGATGGAGGGGACATGGGGGACGCTGataaaggagagaggagggtcAGTGGGATGTCTGGGGGGGCGGTCCCTGTGTTCTCCAGCGGGACTCTTAGCGGGCTGATGCGGCAGGTCCACAGGCTGGCAGAGGAGGCGGGAGTCTGCACCAGTCAGAGCTGCCGCTCGTCGCTGGCCGTCCTTGGTGCTACTTTGTCTCTCCCCCCTTGTGTGGAGTCCAGGCCTCCcatcagcagcaccaccaccagcccCTGTCTGTACCCCCCTGTCCGCCCGCAGGCCTTCCAGGCTGCAGGACCCCTCGGTGGTCTCCAAGTCTCCCCAGACCCTCTCTCGTCCTCTAGTCCAGATCCAAGCCCCCACACCCAGCATCAGCACCAGTCCCACTCCCAACCCCAGAGCCGCGCCACCACCCCCAAACTCGGTGTGGTCTCGGGGGGAGCAGGACGATGCGCCTCCCCCCTGGTTGTCCTggagggggaggtgggaggaagagtgagagaggaggagaagacgcCGAGGGGGAAGTCGAGGAAAGGGGGATCCCTCAAAGTCCGGCTCAGCAAGCTGTTTAGAACCAAGAGCTCCAGCGGGGGGTCGGGGGGCCTGCTGGACAAGAGGCCGTCCCTGGCATCATCCACCTCGTCCGGAGGGAGTCTCCTGGACGTGTGGGGGTCCACCTGCAGCAACACAGAGCAGGACGGCAGCAG GCTGCAGGTGTCCAGACCTCTCAGCGCCTTCTCTCCGGTGCCCTTCACTCCTGCGTTCACAG ACGATTTCGGGGgtcctcctcagcagcagggTCCCTTCCTGGAGCGCAGCGTCGGGGCGTCCATGCAGTCTCTGCCCCCCCGACCACTGGCCCTGCCCCCCCCTCTGAGCACCATCCAACACAGCCTGAGCCTCAacg ACGCCTTTCTCAGAGGGATCCCGAGGCCCGTCCCGCTGCGGCCCAACGGGCAGAACCCGCCTCCCCGGCTCGCCCCTCGCTGCCCCCTCGGTCGGCCCGACGCCGGCAGCTTCGCCACCAGCCTCAGAGAGCTGGAGAAG TGTGGTTGGTACTGGGGGCCGATGAACTGGGAGGACGCAGAGATGAAGCTGAAGGGGAAACCAGACGGATCGTTTCTGGTTCGGGACAGTTCAGACCCGCGGTACATCCTGAGTCTGAGCTTCAGGTCACAGGGGGTCACTCACCACACGCGCATGGAGCACTACAGAG GGACATTCAGTCTGTGGTGTCATCCCAAGTTTGAGGATCGTTGTCACTCGGTGGTGGAGTTCATAGAGAGAGCCATCATGCACTCCAAGAATGGAAAGTTCCTGTACTTCCTGCGCTCCAGAGTCCCCG GTCTGCCACCGACGCCGGTCCAGCTCCTGTACCCGGTCTCCAGGTTCAGCAGCGTTAAGTCTCTGCAGCACCTCTGTCGCTTCTGCATCAGGCAGCTGGTCCGAATCGACCACATCCAGGAGCTGCCGCTGCCCAC GCCTTTGATCTCCTACCTGAGGAAGTTTTATTACTACGACCCCGAGGAGGAGATCAACCCGTCCCTGAAGGAGCGAGGAGCTGAGTCCAGCAGCCAGCCGGGGGTCCCGTCTCAGACGTAG
- the LOC124073959 gene encoding neurocan core protein-like, whose product MRSAVLTAVHLLLVLVYVQDAAADDVTERVRYNCKTLYPAKPCGDGWYQIDIYRCAKYFWTRRTFRDADNNCRRLRGHLVSMHNAQEYSQVLCLAFRANKLKDHFWIGARSKYLWHSFRWTDNTPFEFERWAFFQPDREHGEECVEMNYETWGYWNNAVCSGKKYYVCARRS is encoded by the exons ATGCGATCTGCTGTGCTAACAGCTGTTCATCTGCTCCTGGTCCTGGTCTACGTCCAGGACGCTGCAGCCG ATGATGTTACGGAGAGGGTTCGCTACAACTGTAAAACACTTTATCCAGCCAAACCATGCGGTGATGGATGGTACCAGATTGATATTTACCGCTGTGCAAAATACTTCTGGACTCGAAGAACATTTCGAGATGCAgat AATAACTGCCGCCGCTTAAGAGGTCATCTGGTGTCCATGCACAACGCTCAAGAGTACAGTCAAGTGTTGTGTTTGGCCTTCAGAGCCAACAAACTCAAAGATCATTTTTGGATCGGCGCAAGGAGCAAATATCTG TGGCACAGCTTCCGATGGACCGACAACACTCCGTTTGAGTTTGAGAGGTGGGCGTTCTTCCAGCCGGACAGGGAGCACGGAGAGGAGTGTGTGGAGATGAACTATGAAA CATGGGGATACTGGAATAATGCAGTCTGTTCAGGAAAGAAGTACTATGTGTGTGCCAGGAGGTCgtga
- the LOC124073953 gene encoding uncharacterized protein LOC124073953: MASPGLLFLLLVSSSLLLFTVSDSMSPTQNQWNNSPQKVNKLKEATKATGKFILANIDQIRFAVTPFLALIPVCGPLIAAITTSALLGVSVINNSLKDNAVLDAFKSEFESLNMKLDKYHVEQKWNSWASAAYQKPEKNIKGAWKMYEALVPSLFQARNDNERMRLKEEIIKACSKAEPAITDLHTYLTAGGTTFINNLGKSLADHAKCHEQDIREYTVFISKLIYQGITMTQLYYNLKEIKSQNIIDKEAEIAYDSASVMFQIQKFCIFNSTDYIVNDVKWLIDNTKREELAKKVRSFLQKTYDRYDWMVVAFITKHSKHKVVETLNKHVLSGFMEVTKDKVSVAVARQVKGTHTKSYQVEGAIKRCISNSVLCYKVEEKLRRCGEYVAGIPVSQTYTAVHAFISKAHQSHSDPEIYSDNPPYIVQGVCEKSPGVKGGKFVVLVKSDEEITSKDPCSKLNCGGPQRGTCVRVENTFVALCECKQPYYGQNCEHSLQEYKNYLQGKIEPVVRDYRPLPAGRDSGPRTIVVRNPPAGRDSGRLPAGRDSGPRTIVVRNPTVGRGRRSQAEGRYGF; the protein is encoded by the coding sequence ATGGCATCTCCTGGtctgctgttcctgctgttgGTGTCGtcctccctgctcctcttcaCTGTGAGCGACTCGATGTCTCCCACCCAGAACCAATGGAACAACTCTCCACAGAAAGTAAACAAACTCAAGGAAGCGACTAAAGCAACTGGGAAGTTTATTCTAGCAAACATTGACCAGATCAGATTTGCAGTTACACCTTTTCTGGCGCTCATACCAGTTTGCGGGCCACTGATAGCTGCTATTACTACTTCAGCACTGCTGGGAGTGTCTGTAATAAACAACAGCTTGAAAGATAATGCAGTATTAGATGCTTTCAAATCTGAATTCGAAAGTCTTAATATGAAGCTTGATAAATATCACGTAGAGCAGAAGTGGAACAGCTGGGCAAGTGCTGCTTATCAGAAGCCAGAGAAGAATATCAAGGGAGCCTGGAAGATGTATGAAGCGCTCGTACCAAGTCTTTTCCAAGCAAGAAATGACAATGAGAGGATGAGGCTTAAGGAAGAAATTATTAAGGCCTGCTCAAAGGCAGAGCCTGCCATTACGGACCTGCACACATACCTGACAGCTGGAGGGACAACCTTCATAAATAACCTGGGAAAGTCACTGGCTGATCATGCCAAATGTCATGAACAGGATATCAGAGAATATACTGTGTTCATTAGTAAACTTATCTATCAGGGCATTACAATGACTCAGCTGTACTACAACCTCAAAGAGATAAAATCCCAAAACATAATTGATAAGGAAGCTGAAATTGCATATGACTCTGCATCAGTTATGTTCCAAATCCAAAAGTTCTGCATTTTTAACAGCACTGACTACATTGTTAATGATGTGAAGTGGCTAATTGACAACACAAAACGTGAAGAACTAGCAAAGAAGGTCAGATCTTTCTTGCAGAAGACATATGACAGGTATGACTGGATGGTCGTTGCATTTATAACCAAACATTCCAAACACAAAGTAGTtgaaacactgaacaaacatgTCTTGTCAGGATTTATGGAGGTGACAAAAGATAAGGTTAGCGTGGCTGTAGCCAGACAAGTGAAAGGAACTCACACCAAGTCATATCAAGTTGAAGGCGCCATCAAAAGGTGCATTTCTAATTCAGTTCTCTGTTATAAAGTCGAAGAGAAACTCAGGAGATGTGGGGAGTATGTGGCGGGAATTCCAGTATCTCAGACTTACACAGCTGTACATGCCTTTATAAGCAAAGCTCATCAAAGCCACAGTGACCCTGAAATATATTCAGATAACCCTCCTTACATTGTTCAAGGAGTGTGTGAGAAATCTCCTGGTGTGAAAGGTGGCAAGTTTGTTGTTCTTGTCAAAAGTGATGAAGAGATAACAAGTAAAGATCCCTGCTCTAAGCTGAACTGTGGTGGTCCACAGAGAGGTACATGTGTTCGTGTGGAAAACACCTTTGTCGCCCTGTGTGAGTGCAAGCAGCCGTACTATGGCCAGAACTGTGAGCACAGCTTACAGGAATACAAGAATTACTTGCAGGGAAAGATCGAGCCAGTAGTGAGGGACTACAGGCCTCTTCCAGCTGGGAGGGACTCTGGGCCTCGCACAATAGTGGTGAGAAATCCTCCAGCTGGGAGGGACAGTGGGCGTCTTCCAGCTGGGAGGGACTCTGGGCCTCGTACAATAGTGGTGAGAAATCCTACAGTAGGCAGGGGGCGCCGTAGTCAAGCTGAAGGAAGATACGGCTTCTGA
- the LOC124073946 gene encoding uncharacterized protein LOC124073946 isoform X1: MNDAQQEMSPDFVLMRLVSAAEYDRLDEPDDLMSGGGGFGSVKSVLGHHGSGISGGFDLDPSGPSAGLGSSSPHYSSPLPGKGELDGGLVLTQAPSGSEAPLSPPPPEDFAVAAQRFVDFPVQNGSGGHGSRAQLMVFQNLLRSGDRILECGLEQPPQGFLQEEAERQRQQLDSGSGTCAGGTTSGPGPGGGGKDQNSNCIPSAEEDLQLQQPQLLQWHPVLTLSKGSDRSQNPQQGVPPLDSESGSVLCHRHRLLTDRLAKWPPGLLDQALRLGLLEPRKNCPAGDDDPVLALARRLGQLGERREGGEGVAGEMVLPLPRCSCHSVLSSGTEGMGPGEDPSETSDALLVLEGLGSEEVGNLGDGGDMGDADKGERRVSGMSGGAVPVFSSGTLSGLMRQVHRLAEEAGVCTSQSCRSSLAVLGATLSLPPCVESRPPISSTTTSPCLYPPVRPQAFQAAGPLGGLQVSPDPLSSSSPDPSPHTQHQHQSHSQPQSRATTPKLGVVSGGAGRCASPLVVLEGEVGGRVREEEKTPRGKSRKGGSLKVRLSKLFRTKSSSGGSGGLLDKRPSLASSTSSGGSLLDVWGSTCSNTEQDGSRLQVSRPLSAFSPVPFTPAFTGETVSLVDVDISRRGGNSLHPPTPPPPPRRSLSLLDDFGGPPQQQGPFLERSVGASMQSLPPRPLALPPPLSTIQHSLSLNDAFLRGIPRPVPLRPNGQNPPPRLAPRCPLGRPDAGSFATSLRELEKCGWYWGPMNWEDAEMKLKGKPDGSFLVRDSSDPRYILSLSFRSQGVTHHTRMEHYRGTFSLWCHPKFEDRCHSVVEFIERAIMHSKNGKFLYFLRSRVPGLPPTPVQLLYPVSRFSSVKSLQHLCRFCIRQLVRIDHIQELPLPTPLISYLRKFYYYDPEEEINPSLKERGAESSSQPGVPSQT; this comes from the exons ATGAATGACGCGCAACAAGAAATGTCTCCAGATTTTGTCTTGATGCGTCTCGTGTCCGCGGCCGAGTACGACCGGCTGGACGAGCCCGACGACCTGATGTCCGGAGGCGGTGGGTTCGGGTCCGTTAAATCCGTGCTGGGTCACCACGGCAGCGGCATCAGCGGCGGGTTTGATCTGGACCCCAGCGGCCCCTCTGCAGGCCTCGGCTCGTCCTCCCCGCACTACAGCTCGCCGCTCCCCGGAAAAGGTGAGCTGGACGGCGGGCTGGTGTTGACGCAGGCCCCGTCGGGGTCCGAGGCGCCGCTGTCTCCTCCTCCGCCGGAGGACTTTGCCGTAGCGGCTCAACGGTTTGTGGACTTCCCGGTACAGAACGGCTCGGGAGGGCACGGGTCGAGGGCGCAGCTGATGGTGTTTCAGAACCTGCTGCGCTCCGGGGACCGGATCCTGGAGTGTGGACTGGAACAGCCTCCCCAGGGGTTTCTccaggaggaagcagagagacagaggcagcagctgGATTCTGGATCAGGTACCTGTGCTGGTGGCACAACATCTGGCCCTGGGCCCGGAGGAGGCGGTAAAGACCAGAACTCAAATTGCATCCCCTCTGCAGAGGAAGACCTGCAGTTGCAACAGCCACAGCTCCTCCAGTGGCACCCAGTCCTCACACTGTCCAAGGGGTCTGACAGATCCCAGAATCCCCAGCAGGGTGTCCCACCTCTGGACTCGGAGTCCGGGTCAGTCCTGTGCCACCGACACCGCCTGCTGACAGACCGACTGGCTAAATGGCCCCCAGGCCTGCTGGACCAAGCCCTGCGCCTGGGCCTGCTGGAACCCAGGAAGAACTGCCCTGCCGGGGACGATGACCCGGTCCTGGCTCTGGCCCGTAGGCTTGGTCAGTTGggtgagaggagggaaggaggagaaggtgtGGCTGGTGAAATGGTGCTCCCGCTCCCTCGATGTTCTTGTCACAGTGTCTTGTCCTCTGGGACGGAGGGCATGGGGCCTGGCGAGGACCCGAGTGAGACCAGCGATGCCCTGCTGGTCCTGGAAGGCCTGGGCTCTGAAGAGGTGGGAAACCTTGGGGATGGAGGGGACATGGGGGACGCTGataaaggagagaggagggtcAGTGGGATGTCTGGGGGGGCGGTCCCTGTGTTCTCCAGCGGGACTCTTAGCGGGCTGATGCGGCAGGTCCACAGGCTGGCAGAGGAGGCGGGAGTCTGCACCAGTCAGAGCTGCCGCTCGTCGCTGGCCGTCCTTGGTGCTACTTTGTCTCTCCCCCCTTGTGTGGAGTCCAGGCCTCCcatcagcagcaccaccaccagcccCTGTCTGTACCCCCCTGTCCGCCCGCAGGCCTTCCAGGCTGCAGGACCCCTCGGTGGTCTCCAAGTCTCCCCAGACCCTCTCTCGTCCTCTAGTCCAGATCCAAGCCCCCACACCCAGCATCAGCACCAGTCCCACTCCCAACCCCAGAGCCGCGCCACCACCCCCAAACTCGGTGTGGTCTCGGGGGGAGCAGGACGATGCGCCTCCCCCCTGGTTGTCCTggagggggaggtgggaggaagagtgagagaggaggagaagacgcCGAGGGGGAAGTCGAGGAAAGGGGGATCCCTCAAAGTCCGGCTCAGCAAGCTGTTTAGAACCAAGAGCTCCAGCGGGGGGTCGGGGGGCCTGCTGGACAAGAGGCCGTCCCTGGCATCATCCACCTCGTCCGGAGGGAGTCTCCTGGACGTGTGGGGGTCCACCTGCAGCAACACAGAGCAGGACGGCAGCAG GCTGCAGGTGTCCAGACCTCTCAGCGCCTTCTCTCCGGTGCCCTTCACTCCTGCGTTCACAG gtgagaCGGTGTCTCTGGTTGATGTGGATATTTCTCGGAGGGGGGGAAACTCTCTTCACCCCCCaactccccctcccccacccagACGGAGCCTCAGTCTGCTTG ACGATTTCGGGGgtcctcctcagcagcagggTCCCTTCCTGGAGCGCAGCGTCGGGGCGTCCATGCAGTCTCTGCCCCCCCGACCACTGGCCCTGCCCCCCCCTCTGAGCACCATCCAACACAGCCTGAGCCTCAacg ACGCCTTTCTCAGAGGGATCCCGAGGCCCGTCCCGCTGCGGCCCAACGGGCAGAACCCGCCTCCCCGGCTCGCCCCTCGCTGCCCCCTCGGTCGGCCCGACGCCGGCAGCTTCGCCACCAGCCTCAGAGAGCTGGAGAAG TGTGGTTGGTACTGGGGGCCGATGAACTGGGAGGACGCAGAGATGAAGCTGAAGGGGAAACCAGACGGATCGTTTCTGGTTCGGGACAGTTCAGACCCGCGGTACATCCTGAGTCTGAGCTTCAGGTCACAGGGGGTCACTCACCACACGCGCATGGAGCACTACAGAG GGACATTCAGTCTGTGGTGTCATCCCAAGTTTGAGGATCGTTGTCACTCGGTGGTGGAGTTCATAGAGAGAGCCATCATGCACTCCAAGAATGGAAAGTTCCTGTACTTCCTGCGCTCCAGAGTCCCCG GTCTGCCACCGACGCCGGTCCAGCTCCTGTACCCGGTCTCCAGGTTCAGCAGCGTTAAGTCTCTGCAGCACCTCTGTCGCTTCTGCATCAGGCAGCTGGTCCGAATCGACCACATCCAGGAGCTGCCGCTGCCCAC GCCTTTGATCTCCTACCTGAGGAAGTTTTATTACTACGACCCCGAGGAGGAGATCAACCCGTCCCTGAAGGAGCGAGGAGCTGAGTCCAGCAGCCAGCCGGGGGTCCCGTCTCAGACGTAG
- the LOC124073952 gene encoding properdin-like: MDVLAVLRVLLVAVLLLVSVERSVSVRCFARFNLIFGRCDEELGEVDEDDCCQNPHYGYQTADGVCQSCGPPVWSPWSPWSPCNVLCGEGVSQRSRTCFGIGQSECENAEDKLQTQPCEGSCCNAKGWDLWLSWSACSVTCGGGGVRKRERICSSPPECRSACSGPSEETEECPTHTTCPVHGGWSSWSEWSHCSGSCISDNQGHAVIPSRVRHRSCSDPAPSNHTVPPGNNCPGDDFQVEDCSDLPNCPVDGNWGAWSPPGPCSVSCGEGLQLSMRTCNQPAPKYGGRFCDGPSTQTSVCQSACPVDGLWSGWSSWGECSSSCVPQGRASVRIRHRSCSNPAPSASPPGRGCQGDDRQAEDCNHLPQCKVDGGWGSWSAFSSCPVTCGVGLQLSIRKCDSPTPQHGGQPCTGEGRRTSLCRTNTHCPVDGMWSEWSEWSQCKFPFGARDIRCKQHGGSQTRDRQCLHKAHNGSICSGDALTERRVCYDVNSCYVKGSWDGWEPWTLCRPPCGTKSQRARKRYCKPDYSNYSPTIGRLKEPATFAGTPRADCGAAPDGGKKVEVQPCVNIPACS; the protein is encoded by the exons ATGGACGTTCTGGCGGTTCTGAGGGTTCTACTTGTTGCGGTTCTGCTGCTGGTTTCTGTGGAGCGTTCAG TGAGTGTTCGATGTTTTGCACGTTTCAACCTCATCTTCGGTCGGTGTGATGAGGAGCTCGGTGAGGTGGATGAAGATGACTGCTGTCAGAACCCTCACTATGGTTACCAGACAGCAGACGGCGTGTGTCAGTCCTGTGg TCCTCCAGTGTGGTCTCCCTGGTCGCCATGGTCACCGTGTAACGTCCTGTGTGGAGAAGGAGTGTCACAAAGAAGCAGGACGTGCTTTGGAATCGGCCAATCGGAGTGTGAGAACGCTGAGGACAAACTGCAGACACAGCCCTGTGAAGGCAGCTGCTGTAacg ctAAGGGGTGGGACTTGTGGCTCAGCTGGTCAGCCTGCTCGGTGACCTGTGGAGGAGGCGGAGTCcggaagagagagaggatctGCTCCAGTCCTCCTGAGTGCCGCTCAGCCTGTAGCGGTCCttcagaggagacagaggagtgTCCAACACACACCACCTGTCCAG TTCATGGTGGGTGGTCCAGTTGGTCCGAGTGGTCTCATTGTTCCGGGTCGTGTATCAGTGACAATCAAGGTCATGCCGTCATCCCCTCCAGAGTGCGACATCGTTCCTGTTCTGACCCCGCCCCTTCCAATCACACAGTGCCACCTGGCAACAATTGTCCGGGAGATGACTTCCAGGTAGAGGACTGCAGTGATCTCCCAAATTGTCCAG TGGATGGTAACTGGGGGGCGTGGTCTCCACCTGGTCCGTGCTCTGTCTCCTGTGGGGAGGGTCTGCAACTGTCAATGAGGACGTGTAATCAACCCGCCCCTAAATATGGTGGTCGTTTCTGTGATGGACCGAGCACTCAGACAAGCGTCTGTCAGAGTGCCTGTCCtg TGGACGGGCTCTGGTCCGGATGGTCCAGTTGGGGTGAgtgttcctcttcctgtgtccCACAAGGCCGAGCTTCAGTCAGGATTCGCCACCGGTCCTGTTCTAACCCCGCCCCTTCAGCCAGCCCGCCTGGCAGAGGATGTCAGGGTGACGACAGGCAAGCAGAGGACTGCAATCACCTGCCTCAGTGCAAAG TGGACGGAGGTTGGGGGTCTTGGTCTgccttctcttcctgtcctgttaCCTGTGGGGTGGGATTGCAGTTGTCAATCAGGAAGTGTGACAGCCCCACCCCCCAACATGGTGGCCAGCCCTGTACTGGAGAGGGACGTCGAACCAGCCTCTGTAGGACCAACACCCACTGTCCAG TGGATGGCATGTGGTCTGAGTGGTCTGAGTGGAGCCAGTGTAAGTTCCCGTTCGGGGCACGAGACATCCGCTGTAAGCAACACGGCGGCAGTCAGACCCGAGACCGTCAGTGTCTTCACAAAGCTCACAACGGGTCCATCTGCAGCGGAGACGCTCTGACCGAGAGACGGGTCTGCTACGACGTCAACAGCTGTTACG TGAAGGGCAGCTGGGACGGCTGGGAGCCCTGGACTTTGTGCAGGCCTCCCTGTGGAACAAAGTCTCAGCGCGCCAGGAAGAGATACTGCAAACCTGATTACAGCAACTACAG TCCCACCATTGGACGTCTGAAGGAACCCGCCACGTTCGCCGGGACTCCGCGTGCCGACTGTGGCGCAGCGCCCGACGGCGGGAAGAAGGTTGAAGTTCAGCCGTGCGTCAACATTCCCGCCTGCTCCTAA